Proteins encoded in a region of the Populus nigra chromosome 3, ddPopNigr1.1, whole genome shotgun sequence genome:
- the LOC133689390 gene encoding transcriptional corepressor LEUNIG isoform X1, whose protein sequence is MSQTNWEADKMLDVYIHDYLVKRDLKASAQAFQAEGKVSSDPVAIDAPGGFLFEWWSVFWDIFIARTNEKHSEVAASYIETQLIKAREQQQQVQQPQHQQQQQQQQQQQMQMQQLLLQRQQQQQQQQQQQQQQQQPPQQQQQQQQQQQQQQQQQQQQQQRRDGAHLLNGAANGLVGNDPLMRQNTATANAMATKMYEEKLKLPMERDSLTDAAMKQRFGESVGHLLDPNALILKSAAAATGQPSGQVLHGASGGMSPQVQARNQQLSGSTPDIKSEINPVLNPRAAGPEGSLIGIPGSNQGGNNLTLRGWPLHGLEQLRSGLLQPQKPFIQAPQPFHQIQMLTPQHQQLMLAQQNLTSPAASDESRRLRMLLNNRNMSIGKDGLTNSVGDVIPNGGSPLQTGGPLLSRGETDMLKLKMAHLHQQQQQQQQPNSNPQQQLLQQHVLSNQQSQSSNHNLHPQDKMGDAGSVNVDGSISNSFRGNDQVSKNQTGRKRKQPVSSSGPANSSGTANTAGPSPSSAPSTPSTHTPGDVISMPALPHSGGSSKPFIFGADGTGTLTSPSNQLWDDKDLELQADMDRFVEDGSLEDNVDSFLSHEDNDPRDAVPRMDLSKGFSFTEVNSVRASGSKVVCCHFSSDGKLLASGGHDKKAVLWYTDTLKQKTALEEHTSLITDVRFSPSMSRLATSSFDKTVRVWDADNPNFSLRTFTGHSATVMSLDFHPNKDDLICSCDGNGEIRYWSVTNGSCARVFKGGMAHMRFQPRVGRYLAAAAENVVSILDVETQTCRHSLQGHTKPIHSVCWDPSGEFLASASEDSVRVWTLGSGSEGECVHELSCNGNKFHSCVFHPTFPSLLVIGCYQSLELWNMNENKTMTLPAHEGLIAALAVSTATGLVASASHDKLVKLWK, encoded by the exons ATGTCTCAAACCAACTGGGAAGCTGATAAAAT GTTGGATGTGTATATCCATGATTATTTGGTAAAAAGGGACTTGAAGGCTTCTGCCCAGGCTTTTCAAGCTGAAGGAAAAGTGTCATCTGACCCTGTAG CTATCGATGCACCTGGAGGCTTTCTCTTTGAATGGTGGTCAGTGTTCTGGGATATATTCATTGCGAGGACCAATGAGAAGCACTCAGAGGTTGCTGCGTCTTACATTGAG ACTCAGTTGATTAAAGCACGGGAACAACAGCAGCAAGTTCAACAACCACAGcaccaacagcagcagcagcagcaacaacaacagcaaatGCAAATGCAACAGCTCCTATTGCAgaggcagcagcagcagcagcagcagcagcagcagcagcagcagcaacagcaacctccacagcagcagcagcagcagcagcagcagcagcaacagcagcagcagcagcagcagcagcagcagcagagaaGGGATGGTGCCCACCTCCTTAATGGTGCTGCAAATGGGCTTGTGGGAAATGATCCTCTCATGCGCCAAAATACTGCAACTGCTAATGCAATGGCTACAAAGATGTAcgaggaaaaattaaaattaccaaTGGAGAGGGATTCATTGACAGATGCTGCAATGAAG CAAAGATTTGGTGAGAGTGTAGGGCATCTTTTGGATCCAAATGCCTTGATTTTGAAGTCTGCTGCAGCAGCAACTGGCCAGCCTTCAGG GCAAGTGTTGCATGGTGCGTCTGGTGGAATGTCCCCACAGGTCCAGGCTCGGAATCAGCAGTTGTCAGGGTCCACGCCG GACATAAAGAGCGAGATAAATCCTGTGCTGAATCCAAGAGCTGCTGGTCCAGAAGGGTCACTGATAGGAATTCCTG GATCAAATCAAGGTGGCAACAATTTGACTCTAAGAGGATGGCCACTCCAT GGATTGGAACAACTTCGATCAGGACTTCTTCAGCCACAAAAACCTTTTATACAGGCTCCTCAGCCCTTTCATCAAATTCAGATGTTAACACCACAGCACCAGCAGCTTATGCTGGCACAACAAAATCTAACATCACCAGCTGCTAGTGATGAAAGTAGAAGGCTGAGAATGCTTTTAAATAACCGGAATATGAGTATTGGAAAGGATGGCCTTACAAATTCTGTTGGTGATGTTATTCCAAATGGTGGATCCCCTTTGCAAACAGGTGGCCCACTTTTGTCTCGTGGAGAGACAGATATGCTGAAG TTAAAAATGGCCCATTtacatcagcagcagcagcagcagcagcaaccgaACAGCAATCCACAGCAGCAACTTCTCCAGCAGCATGTGCTTTCAAATCAGCAGTCACAGAGTTCAAATCACAATCTTCATCCGCAAGATAAGATGGGGGATGCTGGCAGTGTCAATGTCGATGGTAGCATATCCAACTCTTTTCGAGGAAATGATCAG GTTTCAAAAAACCAGACTGGGAGAAAGAGAAAACAGCCAGTGTCTTCTTCAGGTCCTGCCAATAGCTCAGGAACTGCAAATACAGCAGGACCCTCCCCAAGTTCAGCACCTTCAACGCCTTCAACCCACACACCTGGAGATGTGATCTCAATGCCTGCTCTGCCTCATAGTGGTGGTTCTTCTAAGCCTTTTATATTTGGGGCGGATGGTACAGGCACTCTTACATCACCATCAAATCAGTTG TGGGATGACAAAGATCTTGAATTGCAGGCTGATATGGATCGTTTTGTGGAGGATGGATCTCTTGAGGATAATGTTGACTCTTTTTTATCCCATGAAGATAATGACCCTAGAGATGCAGTTCCTCGAATGGATTTGAGCAAAG GATTCTCATTTACTGAAGTAAATTCTGTTAGAGCAAGTGGAAGCAAAGTAGTCTGTTGCCACTTCTCATCAGATGGAAAATTGCTTGCTAGTGGTGGCCATGATAAAAAG GCTGTATTGTGGTACACGGATACTTTAAAGCAAAAAACTGCCCTTGAAGAACATACATCTCTGATTACTGATGTCCGTTTCAGCCCAAGCATGTCACGACTTGCAACATCatcatttgacaaaactgttagGGTTTGGGATGCTGACAAT CCTAATTTCTCACTCCGCACTTTTACCGGACATTCCGCCACTGTAATGTCACTAGACTTCCACCCGAATAAAGATGACCTTATATGCTCTTGTGATGGAAATGGTGAAATAAGGTACTGGAGTGTTACCAATGGTAGCTGTGCAAGAGTATTCAAG GGTGGTATGGCCCATATGAGATTTCAACCTCGCGTGGGAAGGTATCTTGCTGCTGCGGCTGAAAATGTTGTGTCTATACTGGATGTTGAGACACAAACTTGTCGGCATTCATTACAG GGACATACTAAGCCAATTCATTCTGTTTGTTGGGATCCTTCTGGTGAGTTTCTGGCATCTGCCAGTGAGGACTCTGTCAGAGTCTGGACGCTTGGATCAGGAAGTGAGGGCGAATGTGTTCATGAGTTGAGTTGTAATGGCAACAAATTCCACTCCTGTGTTTTCCACCCTACATTCCCTTCGTTGCTAGTCATTGGCTGTTACCAG TCTTTGGAGCTTTGGAACATGAATGAGAACAAGACAATGACTCTGCCAGCCCATGAGGGTCTAATTGCTGCTTTGGCTGTATCAACTGCTACAGGGTTGGTTGCTTCTGCTAGTCATGATAAGCTCGTTAAACTGTGGAAATGA
- the LOC133688690 gene encoding uncharacterized protein LOC133688690 isoform X1, with translation MQQQHDDDPNKVTRFEEEELQSARASVETLTANLDNLNQRKADVLNNLEQLREKINKEGDATYTGVQKLVPLLKSLKDLESQESVLQSDCDVKRTELEAEVCNLEEKIAAGMDSEGLCKDLDCLLSDSLEKLNAAKKELAARLRAVMSVKRKLGEVPTQSELIQYERGFSDVNDHIQEKHRQTRKYYATYNTLLEIKELMLKETSLLNSISSQFQDAITTTNGCTKLIASMEGIVKGSQQKLQKVELGLQEEQKVSDALKKRYAAAMAEQRRCYSLLKAFQEECAKNERLRGQTSV, from the exons ATGCAACAACAACACGATGACGATCCTAACAAGGTCACGCGATTTGAAGAGGAAGAGCTACAAAGTGCAAGAGCTTCAGTAGAAACACTGACTGCCAATTTGGACAATCTG AATCAAAGAAAGGCTGATGTTTTGAACAATTTGGAACAATTAcgagaaaaaatcaataaagaaggCGATGCTACTTATACCGGGGTGCAGAAATTAGTCCCTCTTTTGAAGTCACTAAAG gatTTGGAATCGCAAGAATCTGTTTTGCAATCTGATTGCGATGTGAAGAGAACTGAATTGGAAGCTGAAGTGTGTAATTTGGAGGAGAAAATAGCTGCTGGGATGGACAGTGAGGGTTTGTGTAAGGACTTAGATTGTTTATTGAGTGATTCACTGGAGAAACTCAATGCAGCAAAGAag GAATTAGCAGCTAGATTGAGGGCAGTGATGTCGGTAAAGCGGAAACTTGGTGAAGTGCCAACACAATCCGAACTTATCCA GTATGAACGTGGGTTTTCAGATGTGAATGATCATATCCAG GAAAAACATCGACAAACCCGCAAATATTATGCAACCTATAATACTCTTTTGGAGATTAAAGAATTGATGCTAAAGGAAACTTCTTTATTGAATTCAATAAGTTCACAG TTTCAGGATGCCATTACAACTACCAATGGTTGCACAAAACTGATTGCTTCCATGGAAGGAATTGTCAAGGGCAGCCAACAG AAGCTGCAAAAGGTCGAACTTGGGCTTCAAGAAGAGCAGAAGGTTTCTGATGCTCTCAAGAAGAGGTATGCTGCAGCCATGGCAGAGCAAAGGCGCTGCTATTCCCTCTTGAAGGCTTTTCAG gaAGAATGTGCAAAGAATGAGAGACTTCGGGGTCAGACTTCTGTTTAA
- the LOC133688772 gene encoding probable 2-oxoglutarate-dependent dioxygenase AOP1 encodes MAVAKVEIPFLDFSEEALTGLEVKSEKWKELCNQVREACETHGVFFLVYDKIPGSLREEMFGAVKALFDLPEETKNRHVNPKPYRSYLGKCPVIPFHESFGVDDAPTLDASQAFTTLMWPEGNPSFCETIHSMSSKMQELNFLVMKMIYESFGIEKLYDSFLEETTSILKVMKYKVPPSDTESAIGLVAHTDKNAITILCQNEVQGLEVQTKNGDWAQVMVPENAFTAIVGDTVKAWSNGRLHAARHRVVISGDRDRYSCGLFSTPKEEAVIEVPNELVDKEHPLQYRPFNFSDYLSYFVSKLSDDALEIYAGI; translated from the exons atggcTGTAGCTAAGGTCGAAATCCCATTTCTTGATTTCTCTGAAGAAGCTTTGACAGGCTTAGAAGTTAAGAGTGAGAAGTGGAAAGAATTGTGCAACCAAGTTAGAGAGGCATGTGAGACTCATGGGGTCTTCTTTTTGGTTTATGATAAGATCCCTGGTAGCTTACGTGAAGAAATGTTTGGTGCCGTGAAGGCACTGTTTGATCTTCCTGAGGAGACTAAGAACAGGCACGTTAATCCTAAGCCATATCGAAGTTACTTAGGTAAGTGTCCTGTAATTCCTTTTCATGAGAGCTTTGGTGTTGATGATGCTCCAACTCTTGATGCTTCTCAAGCTTTTACCACCCTTATGTGGCCTGAAGGGAACCCAAGTTTCTG CGAGACCATCCATAGCATGAGCTCAAAGATGCAAGAATTGAATTTTCTGGTGATGAAGATGATTTATGAAAGTTTTGGCATCGAAAAGCTCTATGACTCTTTCCTTGAGGAAACCACCAGTATACTTAAGGTGATGAAGTATAAAGTTCCTCCAAGTGATACTGAGTCAGCCATTGGTCTAGTGGCTCACACAGACAAAAATGCTATCACCATTTTATGCCAAAATGAAGTTCAGGGTCTTGAGGTTCAAACCAAGAATGGAGATTGGGCTCAAGTCATGGTTCCTGAAAATGCTTTCACAGCTATTGTTGGTGACACTGTCAag GCATGGAGCAACGGGAGGCTTCATGCAGCAAGGCATAGGGTGGTGATTAGCGGGGACAGAGACAGGTATTCTTGTGGGCTGTTTTCAACGCCAAAGGAGGAAGCAGTAATCGAGGTGCCAAATGAACTTGTGGACAAAGAGCATCCTCTTCAATACAGGCCGTTTAATTTTTCAGATTATCTCTCCTACTTTGTTTCCAAATTAAGTGATGATGCGCTGGAGATATATGCTGGCATCTGA
- the LOC133688690 gene encoding uncharacterized protein LOC133688690 isoform X2: MQQQHDDDPNKVTRFEEEELQSARASVETLTANLDNLNQRKADVLNNLEQLREKINKEGDATYTGVQKLVPLLKSLKDLESQESVLQSDCDVKRTELEAEVCNLEEKIAAGMDSEGLCKDLDCLLSDSLEKLNAAKKELAARLRAVMSVKRKLGEVPTQSELIQYERGFSDVNDHIQEKHRQTRKYYATYNTLLEIKELMLKETSLLNSFQDAITTTNGCTKLIASMEGIVKGSQQKLQKVELGLQEEQKVSDALKKRYAAAMAEQRRCYSLLKAFQEECAKNERLRGQTSV, from the exons ATGCAACAACAACACGATGACGATCCTAACAAGGTCACGCGATTTGAAGAGGAAGAGCTACAAAGTGCAAGAGCTTCAGTAGAAACACTGACTGCCAATTTGGACAATCTG AATCAAAGAAAGGCTGATGTTTTGAACAATTTGGAACAATTAcgagaaaaaatcaataaagaaggCGATGCTACTTATACCGGGGTGCAGAAATTAGTCCCTCTTTTGAAGTCACTAAAG gatTTGGAATCGCAAGAATCTGTTTTGCAATCTGATTGCGATGTGAAGAGAACTGAATTGGAAGCTGAAGTGTGTAATTTGGAGGAGAAAATAGCTGCTGGGATGGACAGTGAGGGTTTGTGTAAGGACTTAGATTGTTTATTGAGTGATTCACTGGAGAAACTCAATGCAGCAAAGAag GAATTAGCAGCTAGATTGAGGGCAGTGATGTCGGTAAAGCGGAAACTTGGTGAAGTGCCAACACAATCCGAACTTATCCA GTATGAACGTGGGTTTTCAGATGTGAATGATCATATCCAG GAAAAACATCGACAAACCCGCAAATATTATGCAACCTATAATACTCTTTTGGAGATTAAAGAATTGATGCTAAAGGAAACTTCTTTATTGAATTCA TTTCAGGATGCCATTACAACTACCAATGGTTGCACAAAACTGATTGCTTCCATGGAAGGAATTGTCAAGGGCAGCCAACAG AAGCTGCAAAAGGTCGAACTTGGGCTTCAAGAAGAGCAGAAGGTTTCTGATGCTCTCAAGAAGAGGTATGCTGCAGCCATGGCAGAGCAAAGGCGCTGCTATTCCCTCTTGAAGGCTTTTCAG gaAGAATGTGCAAAGAATGAGAGACTTCGGGGTCAGACTTCTGTTTAA
- the LOC133689390 gene encoding transcriptional corepressor LEUNIG isoform X2 — protein MSQTNWEADKMLDVYIHDYLVKRDLKASAQAFQAEGKVSSDPVAIDAPGGFLFEWWSVFWDIFIARTNEKHSEVAASYIETQLIKAREQQQQVQQPQHQQQQQQQQQQQMQMQQLLLQRQQQQQQQQQQQQQQQQPPQQQQQQQQQQQQQQQQQQQQQQRRDGAHLLNGAANGLVGNDPLMRQNTATANAMATKMYEEKLKLPMERDSLTDAAMKQRFGESVGHLLDPNALILKSAAAATGQPSGQVLHGASGGMSPQVQARNQQLSGSTPDIKSEINPVLNPRAAGPEGSLIGIPGSNQGGNNLTLRGWPLHGLEQLRSGLLQPQKPFIQAPQPFHQIQMLTPQHQQLMLAQQNLTSPAASDESRRLRMLLNNRNMSIGKDGLTNSVGDVIPNGGSPLQTGGPLLSRGETDMLKLKMAHLHQQQQQQQQPNSNPQQQLLQQHVLSNQQSQSSNHNLHPQDKMGDAGSVNVDGSISNSFRGNDQTGRKRKQPVSSSGPANSSGTANTAGPSPSSAPSTPSTHTPGDVISMPALPHSGGSSKPFIFGADGTGTLTSPSNQLWDDKDLELQADMDRFVEDGSLEDNVDSFLSHEDNDPRDAVPRMDLSKGFSFTEVNSVRASGSKVVCCHFSSDGKLLASGGHDKKAVLWYTDTLKQKTALEEHTSLITDVRFSPSMSRLATSSFDKTVRVWDADNPNFSLRTFTGHSATVMSLDFHPNKDDLICSCDGNGEIRYWSVTNGSCARVFKGGMAHMRFQPRVGRYLAAAAENVVSILDVETQTCRHSLQGHTKPIHSVCWDPSGEFLASASEDSVRVWTLGSGSEGECVHELSCNGNKFHSCVFHPTFPSLLVIGCYQSLELWNMNENKTMTLPAHEGLIAALAVSTATGLVASASHDKLVKLWK, from the exons ATGTCTCAAACCAACTGGGAAGCTGATAAAAT GTTGGATGTGTATATCCATGATTATTTGGTAAAAAGGGACTTGAAGGCTTCTGCCCAGGCTTTTCAAGCTGAAGGAAAAGTGTCATCTGACCCTGTAG CTATCGATGCACCTGGAGGCTTTCTCTTTGAATGGTGGTCAGTGTTCTGGGATATATTCATTGCGAGGACCAATGAGAAGCACTCAGAGGTTGCTGCGTCTTACATTGAG ACTCAGTTGATTAAAGCACGGGAACAACAGCAGCAAGTTCAACAACCACAGcaccaacagcagcagcagcagcaacaacaacagcaaatGCAAATGCAACAGCTCCTATTGCAgaggcagcagcagcagcagcagcagcagcagcagcagcagcagcaacagcaacctccacagcagcagcagcagcagcagcagcagcagcaacagcagcagcagcagcagcagcagcagcagcagagaaGGGATGGTGCCCACCTCCTTAATGGTGCTGCAAATGGGCTTGTGGGAAATGATCCTCTCATGCGCCAAAATACTGCAACTGCTAATGCAATGGCTACAAAGATGTAcgaggaaaaattaaaattaccaaTGGAGAGGGATTCATTGACAGATGCTGCAATGAAG CAAAGATTTGGTGAGAGTGTAGGGCATCTTTTGGATCCAAATGCCTTGATTTTGAAGTCTGCTGCAGCAGCAACTGGCCAGCCTTCAGG GCAAGTGTTGCATGGTGCGTCTGGTGGAATGTCCCCACAGGTCCAGGCTCGGAATCAGCAGTTGTCAGGGTCCACGCCG GACATAAAGAGCGAGATAAATCCTGTGCTGAATCCAAGAGCTGCTGGTCCAGAAGGGTCACTGATAGGAATTCCTG GATCAAATCAAGGTGGCAACAATTTGACTCTAAGAGGATGGCCACTCCAT GGATTGGAACAACTTCGATCAGGACTTCTTCAGCCACAAAAACCTTTTATACAGGCTCCTCAGCCCTTTCATCAAATTCAGATGTTAACACCACAGCACCAGCAGCTTATGCTGGCACAACAAAATCTAACATCACCAGCTGCTAGTGATGAAAGTAGAAGGCTGAGAATGCTTTTAAATAACCGGAATATGAGTATTGGAAAGGATGGCCTTACAAATTCTGTTGGTGATGTTATTCCAAATGGTGGATCCCCTTTGCAAACAGGTGGCCCACTTTTGTCTCGTGGAGAGACAGATATGCTGAAG TTAAAAATGGCCCATTtacatcagcagcagcagcagcagcagcaaccgaACAGCAATCCACAGCAGCAACTTCTCCAGCAGCATGTGCTTTCAAATCAGCAGTCACAGAGTTCAAATCACAATCTTCATCCGCAAGATAAGATGGGGGATGCTGGCAGTGTCAATGTCGATGGTAGCATATCCAACTCTTTTCGAGGAAATGATCAG ACTGGGAGAAAGAGAAAACAGCCAGTGTCTTCTTCAGGTCCTGCCAATAGCTCAGGAACTGCAAATACAGCAGGACCCTCCCCAAGTTCAGCACCTTCAACGCCTTCAACCCACACACCTGGAGATGTGATCTCAATGCCTGCTCTGCCTCATAGTGGTGGTTCTTCTAAGCCTTTTATATTTGGGGCGGATGGTACAGGCACTCTTACATCACCATCAAATCAGTTG TGGGATGACAAAGATCTTGAATTGCAGGCTGATATGGATCGTTTTGTGGAGGATGGATCTCTTGAGGATAATGTTGACTCTTTTTTATCCCATGAAGATAATGACCCTAGAGATGCAGTTCCTCGAATGGATTTGAGCAAAG GATTCTCATTTACTGAAGTAAATTCTGTTAGAGCAAGTGGAAGCAAAGTAGTCTGTTGCCACTTCTCATCAGATGGAAAATTGCTTGCTAGTGGTGGCCATGATAAAAAG GCTGTATTGTGGTACACGGATACTTTAAAGCAAAAAACTGCCCTTGAAGAACATACATCTCTGATTACTGATGTCCGTTTCAGCCCAAGCATGTCACGACTTGCAACATCatcatttgacaaaactgttagGGTTTGGGATGCTGACAAT CCTAATTTCTCACTCCGCACTTTTACCGGACATTCCGCCACTGTAATGTCACTAGACTTCCACCCGAATAAAGATGACCTTATATGCTCTTGTGATGGAAATGGTGAAATAAGGTACTGGAGTGTTACCAATGGTAGCTGTGCAAGAGTATTCAAG GGTGGTATGGCCCATATGAGATTTCAACCTCGCGTGGGAAGGTATCTTGCTGCTGCGGCTGAAAATGTTGTGTCTATACTGGATGTTGAGACACAAACTTGTCGGCATTCATTACAG GGACATACTAAGCCAATTCATTCTGTTTGTTGGGATCCTTCTGGTGAGTTTCTGGCATCTGCCAGTGAGGACTCTGTCAGAGTCTGGACGCTTGGATCAGGAAGTGAGGGCGAATGTGTTCATGAGTTGAGTTGTAATGGCAACAAATTCCACTCCTGTGTTTTCCACCCTACATTCCCTTCGTTGCTAGTCATTGGCTGTTACCAG TCTTTGGAGCTTTGGAACATGAATGAGAACAAGACAATGACTCTGCCAGCCCATGAGGGTCTAATTGCTGCTTTGGCTGTATCAACTGCTACAGGGTTGGTTGCTTCTGCTAGTCATGATAAGCTCGTTAAACTGTGGAAATGA
- the LOC133689390 gene encoding transcriptional corepressor LEUNIG isoform X3 produces MSQTNWEADKMLDVYIHDYLVKRDLKASAQAFQAEGKVSSDPVAIDAPGGFLFEWWSVFWDIFIARTNEKHSEVAASYIETQLIKAREQQQQVQQPQHQQQQQQQQQQQMQMQQLLLQRQQQQQQQQQQQQQQQQPPQQQQQQQQQQQQQQQQQQQQQQRRDGAHLLNGAANGLVGNDPLMRQNTATANAMATKMYEEKLKLPMERDSLTDAAMKQRFGESVGHLLDPNALILKSAAAATGQPSGQVLHGASGGMSPQVQARNQQLSGSTPDIKSEINPVLNPRAAGPEGSLIGIPGSNQGGNNLTLRGWPLHGLEQLRSGLLQPQKPFIQAPQPFHQIQMLTPQHQQLMLAQQNLTSPAASDESRRLRMLLNNRNMSIGKDGLTNSVGDVIPNGGSPLQTGGPLLSRGETDMLKLKMAHLHQQQQQQQQPNSNPQQQLLQQHVLSNQQSQSSNHNLHPQDKMGDAGSVNVDGSISNSFRGNDQVSKNQTGRKRKQPVSSSGPANSSGTANTAGPSPSSAPSTPSTHTPGDVISMPALPHSGGSSKPFIFGADGTGTLTSPSNQLADMDRFVEDGSLEDNVDSFLSHEDNDPRDAVPRMDLSKGFSFTEVNSVRASGSKVVCCHFSSDGKLLASGGHDKKAVLWYTDTLKQKTALEEHTSLITDVRFSPSMSRLATSSFDKTVRVWDADNPNFSLRTFTGHSATVMSLDFHPNKDDLICSCDGNGEIRYWSVTNGSCARVFKGGMAHMRFQPRVGRYLAAAAENVVSILDVETQTCRHSLQGHTKPIHSVCWDPSGEFLASASEDSVRVWTLGSGSEGECVHELSCNGNKFHSCVFHPTFPSLLVIGCYQSLELWNMNENKTMTLPAHEGLIAALAVSTATGLVASASHDKLVKLWK; encoded by the exons ATGTCTCAAACCAACTGGGAAGCTGATAAAAT GTTGGATGTGTATATCCATGATTATTTGGTAAAAAGGGACTTGAAGGCTTCTGCCCAGGCTTTTCAAGCTGAAGGAAAAGTGTCATCTGACCCTGTAG CTATCGATGCACCTGGAGGCTTTCTCTTTGAATGGTGGTCAGTGTTCTGGGATATATTCATTGCGAGGACCAATGAGAAGCACTCAGAGGTTGCTGCGTCTTACATTGAG ACTCAGTTGATTAAAGCACGGGAACAACAGCAGCAAGTTCAACAACCACAGcaccaacagcagcagcagcagcaacaacaacagcaaatGCAAATGCAACAGCTCCTATTGCAgaggcagcagcagcagcagcagcagcagcagcagcagcagcagcaacagcaacctccacagcagcagcagcagcagcagcagcagcagcaacagcagcagcagcagcagcagcagcagcagcagagaaGGGATGGTGCCCACCTCCTTAATGGTGCTGCAAATGGGCTTGTGGGAAATGATCCTCTCATGCGCCAAAATACTGCAACTGCTAATGCAATGGCTACAAAGATGTAcgaggaaaaattaaaattaccaaTGGAGAGGGATTCATTGACAGATGCTGCAATGAAG CAAAGATTTGGTGAGAGTGTAGGGCATCTTTTGGATCCAAATGCCTTGATTTTGAAGTCTGCTGCAGCAGCAACTGGCCAGCCTTCAGG GCAAGTGTTGCATGGTGCGTCTGGTGGAATGTCCCCACAGGTCCAGGCTCGGAATCAGCAGTTGTCAGGGTCCACGCCG GACATAAAGAGCGAGATAAATCCTGTGCTGAATCCAAGAGCTGCTGGTCCAGAAGGGTCACTGATAGGAATTCCTG GATCAAATCAAGGTGGCAACAATTTGACTCTAAGAGGATGGCCACTCCAT GGATTGGAACAACTTCGATCAGGACTTCTTCAGCCACAAAAACCTTTTATACAGGCTCCTCAGCCCTTTCATCAAATTCAGATGTTAACACCACAGCACCAGCAGCTTATGCTGGCACAACAAAATCTAACATCACCAGCTGCTAGTGATGAAAGTAGAAGGCTGAGAATGCTTTTAAATAACCGGAATATGAGTATTGGAAAGGATGGCCTTACAAATTCTGTTGGTGATGTTATTCCAAATGGTGGATCCCCTTTGCAAACAGGTGGCCCACTTTTGTCTCGTGGAGAGACAGATATGCTGAAG TTAAAAATGGCCCATTtacatcagcagcagcagcagcagcagcaaccgaACAGCAATCCACAGCAGCAACTTCTCCAGCAGCATGTGCTTTCAAATCAGCAGTCACAGAGTTCAAATCACAATCTTCATCCGCAAGATAAGATGGGGGATGCTGGCAGTGTCAATGTCGATGGTAGCATATCCAACTCTTTTCGAGGAAATGATCAG GTTTCAAAAAACCAGACTGGGAGAAAGAGAAAACAGCCAGTGTCTTCTTCAGGTCCTGCCAATAGCTCAGGAACTGCAAATACAGCAGGACCCTCCCCAAGTTCAGCACCTTCAACGCCTTCAACCCACACACCTGGAGATGTGATCTCAATGCCTGCTCTGCCTCATAGTGGTGGTTCTTCTAAGCCTTTTATATTTGGGGCGGATGGTACAGGCACTCTTACATCACCATCAAATCAGTTG GCTGATATGGATCGTTTTGTGGAGGATGGATCTCTTGAGGATAATGTTGACTCTTTTTTATCCCATGAAGATAATGACCCTAGAGATGCAGTTCCTCGAATGGATTTGAGCAAAG GATTCTCATTTACTGAAGTAAATTCTGTTAGAGCAAGTGGAAGCAAAGTAGTCTGTTGCCACTTCTCATCAGATGGAAAATTGCTTGCTAGTGGTGGCCATGATAAAAAG GCTGTATTGTGGTACACGGATACTTTAAAGCAAAAAACTGCCCTTGAAGAACATACATCTCTGATTACTGATGTCCGTTTCAGCCCAAGCATGTCACGACTTGCAACATCatcatttgacaaaactgttagGGTTTGGGATGCTGACAAT CCTAATTTCTCACTCCGCACTTTTACCGGACATTCCGCCACTGTAATGTCACTAGACTTCCACCCGAATAAAGATGACCTTATATGCTCTTGTGATGGAAATGGTGAAATAAGGTACTGGAGTGTTACCAATGGTAGCTGTGCAAGAGTATTCAAG GGTGGTATGGCCCATATGAGATTTCAACCTCGCGTGGGAAGGTATCTTGCTGCTGCGGCTGAAAATGTTGTGTCTATACTGGATGTTGAGACACAAACTTGTCGGCATTCATTACAG GGACATACTAAGCCAATTCATTCTGTTTGTTGGGATCCTTCTGGTGAGTTTCTGGCATCTGCCAGTGAGGACTCTGTCAGAGTCTGGACGCTTGGATCAGGAAGTGAGGGCGAATGTGTTCATGAGTTGAGTTGTAATGGCAACAAATTCCACTCCTGTGTTTTCCACCCTACATTCCCTTCGTTGCTAGTCATTGGCTGTTACCAG TCTTTGGAGCTTTGGAACATGAATGAGAACAAGACAATGACTCTGCCAGCCCATGAGGGTCTAATTGCTGCTTTGGCTGTATCAACTGCTACAGGGTTGGTTGCTTCTGCTAGTCATGATAAGCTCGTTAAACTGTGGAAATGA